agtatattgtgatgcatctcgtattgatctggtgcggtattgatgcagagtgacaaggttattgcatatgcttcgcgacaactgaaggttcacaagaagaattaccctgttcatgatctagagctggcagccattgttcacacgctgaagatttagaggcactatctttacggcgtgccatgtgaggtattcactgatcatcgaagcttgcagtatttgttcaagtagaaggaactcaatttgaggcagaggaggtggctgaagctattgaaagactatgatatcaccatgttgtatcatcccgggaagtccaatatggtggccgatgctttgagtagaaagtcagtcagtatgggtagccttgcacaTATGCCAGTTGGTTAGAGatcgcttgcattggatgttcaggccctggccaaccagttcgtgaggttagatgtttctgagcccagccatgtcctagcttgtacagttgctcagtcttctttatttgagcgcatcagagattggCAGGATGacaatcctcatttacttgtccttagagatacAGTGcaacacggtggtgccaagcatgttactgttggagatgacggagttttgaggatacaGGATCgtatttgtgtacctaatgtggatggacttcgtgagttgatccttgaggagtcccacagttcccggtattctattcatccgggcaccgccaagatgtatcaggacttgaggcagcattattggtggaggcgaatgaagaaggacatagttgcctatgtagctcggtgcctaaattgccagcaggtaaagtgtgagcatcagagacatggtggtttacttcagaggttagatattcctgagtggaagtgggagcgtaccactatggactttgttgttggactcccatggactcagagaaagttcgatacAGTTTggatcattgtggacaggctgactaagtcaacgcatttcattcctgtggcagttacctattcctcggagcggttagcagagatttatattcatGAGATAGTCCGTCTTCacggtatgcccgtgtctatcatttctgatcgagttacgcagtttaccttgcacttttagagggcagtacaacatgagttgggtatgcgggttgagttgagcataacattccatcctcagacggacgggcagtccgagcgtactatttagatcttggagAATATGCTCcgcacttgtgttatagacttcggaggattgtgggatcagttcttgccccttgcagagttcgcctacaacaacagttaccagtcaagcattcagatggctccctatgagacattatatggtaggcagtgtcggtcgccagttgggtggttcgagccgggagaggctcggttgttgggcacagacttagtacaagatgccttggataaggtcaagattattcatgatcgacttcgcacagctcagtctaggcagaagcgttatgccgaccgtagagttcgtgatgttgcattcatggtcggagagagagtgttacttcgggtatgacccatgaagggtgtaatgaggttcggaaagaagggcaagttgagccctaggtatatcggaccttttgagattcttgagaaagtgggggaggtagcttatagacttgtgTTGCCTCCAGGGTTGtcctcagttcatccggtattgcATGTGTCTATGCTACGGAAATATCAAggtgacccgtcccacgtgttagatttcagttctgtccagttggacaaggatttgacttacgaggaagagccggtggcaattctatcCCGGCAAGTTCgctagttgagatcaaagagttaccttTCAGTtcgagtacagtggagaggtcagcctattgaggcagctacttgggagtccgagtccgatatgcagaggaACATATctccaccttttcaccagcccaggtacctttctatgtccattcgaggatgaatggttgttttagaggtggagaatgtgatgacccaaaaggtcatcttatgttttagaactcgaatttgcTCTCTCaagccttaaaaacctcatttttaccctcatcgatttacgtgcgcagtccggataggttttcggaaagcttttatgttgaaaactaataaaaataagaatttttaccttaaaagttgattttaattgacttcggtcaatatttttggtaaacatgCCTGGATCcgtgttttgatggtcccggtgggtccgtatcgaattatgggacctgggcgtatgcccggaatcgaattcggaggtccctaactcaagttatgaatttttgatgaaaattaaaagtctgaaaattaattatttttaagaattgattgatgtttggcattgttagtaccgggtccgtattttctttttggagcccggtacaggttcattatgatatttatgacctgtctgtgaaatttggtgagaaacggagttgatttgacgtgattcggacgtccagttgagaaaataaaaattttaaagtgttcgtgagaatttcatttgatttggtgctaaattcgtagttctaggtgttatcttggcgatttgattgcacgagcaagttcgtatgatatttttagacttgtgtacatgtttggtttggagccccgagggctcgggtgagtttcggataggccacgagatgttttggactttggaaatctggtttttctgcagagtctgtgttctggcatgtccttcttcgcgatcgcgaagttactcttgcaaacgcgaagagtaaactgggcagctgaagtcttcttcttcgcgaacgcggaggccaggtcgcgaacgcgaagtgatgggggacttacccttcgcgaacgcgaagcatgtaGGGACCTGGGGGGGGGGgtcattccttcatcgcgaacatgagccattcctcgcgaacgcgaaggctagtgGCAAGtaatcatcgcgaacgcgagctgggtctcgcgaacgcgaaggcttggagtcagtacccttcgcgaacgcgacagtgccctcgcgaacgcgatgaatactgtcgcccagcacttaacagaatccaaaaacaggatttttgccaaaaactcatttttctcaaaaatcaaatagtgaggggcgatttttcaagagtcattccttccccaaattgttggtaagtgattctaaactactTTTTTCAATTACCctttacatttcttgaattttcaacctaaaatctagagttttcatggtagaattaggggttagggtagaaacgagggattttgggaatttggagatttagacctcaatttgaggccggattccaaaactaattatatattcgggctcgggggtgaatgaataaaagaattttggtccgaacctcgggttttgaccaagcgggcccggggtcaattttttgaattttagagaaaaatttgaaaaatttaatttatgcaatataattgattccttgagcaatattgatattattgagtcattttttaatagatacgagtggtttgaaggtgaattccaaaggaaaagctgtgattgagaattaagtagcattcggagcgaggtaagtgttgtgtctaatcctaacttgagggaattatgaaccttagattatttgctaagtgaaattcatgtgagcggcatatatgtgaggtgacgagtacttatgcgccgccaatttacctgttttccatgtttctctatttttcttatattgtctcattcctatgccaaattgctacgtgttatactagtgttgttcaatttatcgttcttatcatgtttacgaattttctggtgataattgagtttttatttgaaagttgagattgatattatagaaccaaatgttgaagtaaggtttgtacttgttattctatctccttgttgttatttatgcattgcattatggtaaggaagagtgttaatgcacgaagggtgatgccgtgccatattgtgagtgttaatgtacgaagggtgatgtcatgccatattgtgagtgttagtgcacgaagggtaatgccgtgccatattgtgagtgttaatgcacgaagggtgatgccgtgccatgatatgagagttaatgcacgaagggtgatgccgtgccgtttctattgattttatggtaagattgagagtaaaagcacgaagggtgatgccgtgcatatttcCTTAatatattcactattcctgttgatttatagtgtattgactgctccggtgatcattttgttgtagttctttacTTTGTATTTCCCTCAGTATGTCCTCCTCCCGATAttttctgtttagttcttcatttttgttatttgcatatacactgttaaattgtacaggttaaattgtaggtgtcttgccttagcctcgtcattacttcgtcgaggttaggctcgacacttaccagtacatggggtcggttgtactgatgttatactctgcactttctatgcagattttgatactggctcaggttgatcgagattggTTACTGGTCCgatgtccggagactcaaggtagatctgtcggcgttcacagaccttgagtCCCCGTCTATattttatgtcctactattttttttcattcagacagttgtatttctttcagactattacttgtagtaaattctagaatgctcgtgaactgtgactccagatccggatggtagtaattaatacagttttacgatattccgcacttattatatttcatcttagttagttattgttatttactgaatgaaaataagaaattggtttaacgattttctaacattggcttgcctagcaagtgaaatgttaggtgccatcacggtcccgtcggtgaaaaatttcgggtcgtgacaccattTATGTGAGATACATtcgtgatacatgtgtcgcataaataatttttgaaatcgattttaactatgaattttgatatcaaatcagtccaaatcacctccaatcttcctcaattttGCATATTGACTGATCTATATATTTCCCATGAATTATTTCATCACTTTATTTGGTACCCCATCCATGAAATTTTTTTTTCGTCTTGCATCTAATATTGGTAATCACACTtcaaaatatggaaggagatctttgTGCATGATTCTTAaggagaaagaaccttatttatttgggtttttaatttttatatgtgcttggcaaattttaataagtctatgattaatggatagaggttggtaagttgaaaCTTATTTGTGACATTTCATTCCTTTAATTCATATACATTTGGCTCTTCAAAGAGTTATGTGTTCCAATAATTGTGTTTTAACATACATCTAAagtattataaataaataattatttaaaataattaaatactacCTCTTTCAAACCTCCAAAACTTGACTGCCAGCTTCTTGTTCTCTAATTCTCAAATATTCATACCGTACttagaaaattttaatttttctgaaCTTGaatttttcttgactttttaaaTCCCGAATGAATTCTACACAAATTACGAACGTTAAAGCATCTCTGCTGCATATACTGATGACTCTCTCACTAAAATATCAAAAGCGgatccaaaatttaaattttaaaaattcagaTTTATAACTCTACCATCTTTGTCTAATTTGGTAGGTTGAAAATCTAGTATTTGTATTTATTTGATGAATTTTTTAAGGCATATATTTGATGTAAGCCAAAAGTTATAATTTGCTATTTCGATACGCATGCAACATCAAGATTCCTAACACCaattttaataatataagataATATTTGTAGTTATCAACAAATTGTGGAATAATATATAGTAAAGATTGAGTGCCTTAATGTGTCATCCATCTACAGTATATATCATAATTCTCACGTGATATAAAGCATctatctccagagaacttctctaggaaccttgtcatatgctttcttTAGGTCAATAAAAATCATGTGCAGGTCCTTCTTCCTATCTCTATACTGTTCCACCAACagcctaacaaggtgtatagcccAATAAAAATGCACCAGCCTTAAAattggggtattatcacttttagcccgcgccaaaaactatttacatttggtagtcgaaaaagtatataaaatttgtataatttttatatatgacatataaaatatatatatatacaaaaaatatacaagttttatatattttttctgcTATTATTTTTACggcggctatacagtgtcatttttccttaattattacTGTAACCAATTAATTTCCTAAGCTTCCTTGTTGGATCAGTGCAGAGACTAGAGGGGCGAGGCTCTTAGTACTTTGGGCTCAAAGCCCAAAACCAAAATTGCAACAGtccgaaaaataaaaacaaaagaaaaagattaaTATTGTATCCGGTAAAAAAGTAGAGAAATTTTTAAAagccactattgtttagtggctattaactttctatagctaccatatacttaattacttcctatagctaccttTTTTAGTTGTTATGGTAATGTATTTGATGTATtcaagctattgtattcatgaatatagtagcaaAACTCGGCTAAAGAATAGGACAACACAACTGTACGGCGATGTATTCACATGTACTCGtaccatgtattcatgaatatagtaacGATAATTAACGTAAAAAGTGGATTAATTAAcgtgatacactcctaatataactcaacaaacacCATTATAACACGCAACATTATCAATCCAATTAATGAGAAGATTTTATATACAACAAACACCAAAAAACAGAGCCATCTTCagagtttcactcctttttttcCCTAGTATCGTTCGATATTTTTTCCCCAGTGATATTGTTCGAGGTTCTGCTAGGACTTGATAGAGTGTATGCTACGGTACCCCATTTTGCTTTTATATAGAACAGCGTATAtaagaaattcaaaaagagtCATGCAAAGTTGAGCGAGGTATACTTTACAATGGCTAAAGTATACACCCAGGATAAATTTGATAGTCTAATGAAAAGTATGGAGAAGGTAGATATTCGGGTCAAAGATTACTTGGAATTAGCTGGATACGAAAAGTGAGCTAGGTTGTATGCACCTGTTAACCGTGGATATACCATGACGTCAAATATTGCTGAGTCAATCAATTCGGCACTTGCATCAGCTAGAGAATTGCCAATATATGACTTCCTAAAATAAGTTAGGAAGATGTTTGGACGTTGGAATTGCAGCAATCAAAAAGAAGCTTCACACACGTACACAAcgctggaaaaaaaatattaagagATCCTTACATTGAATGAGGCACTATCTACGGGAATGACTGTAAGTTTTTTTTCTATAAGTAATTGCATTGACAAAATTAAGATATATGAATACATCATATATTTATTCCTGATACAACATGTGTTAGTAACCTACTGCCTTCCCTTTTAATAATAACACTAGTGCATGCATTCTGTTGTATCTAACGGTTGTATTCAATATATTCAAATGTATTCTTGTATTAACTGTATATTATATATTCATAATACATGTTACTACAACTGTATTGTGTATATTGCATTTGTTGTATTCAATGGTTTTCTATTTGTATTGACAATATTTTACTGTATTTCACAAATAAATATATTCACTTTAATACTTTGTCTGTTAAATAGTGTTTGAATTCAGTGTATTTCAAATATGTTTTTCTTGTATTCATGTATACTGTATTTAATACGTTAAGTTATTGACATATACATGTCTTGTACAAATGTCCACAACTTATATTTCTCTGTTTAATGTAGGTTATCCCATCGGCTGAACACTTGCACGTGGTGAACGATGAAGGAAGGTATTATATTTCTCTGTTCCAAGTTGACGAATTACCATTCCCACATGCTTGGGCTGTCTTTAAAAGCAAGTTCCTAATGCCGGAAGATTATTGTTCGGACTATTATAAACCAAAGTCTGTTGTAATGACATACGAGGTGCTCGTGTATCTGCTGCTTGACCGAAGTGAATGGAATATACCAACACATATATCAGAGGAAGTTGTCTTACCACCCAAATGGAAAAGACCTCCTGGAAGGCCAAAGAAGAAGCGCGATAAGTCGTTAAGTGAATTGCTtcagaagaaaaatcaacatttGTGTAGTATATGTGGGTAGGGAGGACATAATAAGCGTACTTGTAGAAATGCTCCACGTAGGAATTAGTTTCTTGTTCTGATTGTAATTACTGAAATAACTATATGGCATAGATTTGTTCAAGTTTTCTATTACATAATATTTCTTGGTGTATTGGATTCTTACTGGATGAGTTTTTTAAGTTTAGATTACTAAATTGAACGCTATTATGATGTATATGCAAGTATGAGGTATATAAGGACAtgtatacataaaataaaaaagtgtGCATTCAAAAAATAATTGAATACATATGTAATATAATTCCAAACAAACTTCTGAATACGTAATATAACTATGTACATAATTATACTAATACATAAATACAGCAGAATACAAACATAGaaaacaaaatataatataatcactgaatatatttaagttctaaatataataaatacagtaaaatatgatgaatATAACCAGATAAAATAGTGAAAACAACCATTGAATACAATATTGGCATATCATTTAAATATAGCAGGGATGTAAAATCATTGAATAATGCTGAATATAGCAGGGATATATATCAGcaaaatacaactatataaataCATAATAGAACTATGTGGATGATTATGCTAATACATAAATACAATGGAATATATAAATTAACAGCATATATTCAATTCTGTTATGGATTGTATCATTAACATCTTAAAGACAACAAGACATTCATGTATTCAAAACCAAAAAGGTTGCATACAACCATGATGTATTCAGTAATAAGCTGCAAATACAATCCGTTTTACAGAAAACTATTCTAAAACTATCTTCACAGAAGTATCCGAATATGTGATTTGCCTAACAATCTTTGCGGGTGCTTCATTGTCGCTTATCGCATCGACGTCTATCTTCCGCATAGCATTGTCCCAAAGGAGGGCACCATATCTTTGACGGAGTAAATTGACATCAAAAGTTATTTGTGGAACCAATCCATAAGTGCTCAAATACTCTGCGTATGCTGCGATATACAACCCAGTCAAATACAATTATTTAAATAGGACTAAATGCATACATGCTCCCAGCTCTTTATTGAGGCAGATTTGAaacaaaaacaacatcaaaaggcTCAGTTTGTGCTTTGTCATTGTATGTTGGTTCACGGGACCAATCTATGTATTGCGTGTCTCTGTAAAAATCACTGATCTATAGGTACAGAGGTATAAGCTTAGCAAGCTTATATGTCTCAGAAATCACATAAGAATCATGACCTGCTGATCGGTAGGAGTCATATACATTGATACACCTCTCCTTAAATGAGACAACTGTCAATATCCAATGAAATTTGTCTTTCAAGTTGACTGGTATCAAGACATTGTCTTAGCTAGCAATTTGTAACCCCTTATGTATTCACATACAACATCTTCTTCCTTGGCTAAACTTGACTCATTATTTGTATCATTATACTTGTCGAAGATTTCAGCAATTCTTGTCTTGAATATGCAAACAACAGTGGTGTATTTGAATATGTTACTTTGATTGTACTTGCCCTTCTTTCTCAAGTAGTAAAATATGACATCAATATGCTGTATATAGATTGAATACATAGCGTCAATACATTGAAgtcaaaaataatgaaaaatatctTTTTAACAGTGAATACAGTTAgtataaaatatttgaaatatattgaaaTAAAACCTAGGAAACCAAACAGAATATATTGACTGAATATAGTGAATTTTTAAAGACAATGAAGATGCTGAATACATATTTCAATATAGTGAATACAATAATTATATATTAAGACACTGAATACATATTTCAATACAATGAATACAGTGattataaatatttgaaatatattgaaTACAATAGCAATATGTTTTGGGAATAGCTAAactattattaataaaaaatacatctaAATATATACTTCAATACATTGAATACATATTGCTGAATAAAACAGTGACACAATGAAGTTTGAAAAACAGAGAAGACACTAAATACAATGAGATCCAGTGAAATACACTGAAGACATTGAATACAGTGAAGATACTGAATACAGTGAAGTTTGAATATATAATGAATACATATTTCAAGACAGTGAATAAATTga
The sequence above is drawn from the Nicotiana tabacum cultivar K326 chromosome 13, ASM71507v2, whole genome shotgun sequence genome and encodes:
- the LOC107799811 gene encoding uncharacterized protein LOC107799811 translates to MAKVYTQDKFDSLMKSMEKVIPSAEHLHVVNDEGRYYISLFQVDELPFPHAWAVFKSKFLMPEDYCSDYYKPKSVVMTYEVLVYLLLDRSEWNIPTHISEEVVLPPKWKRPPGRPKKKRDKSLSELLQKKNQHLCSICG